A portion of the Cellulophaga algicola DSM 14237 genome contains these proteins:
- a CDS encoding oleate hydratase: protein MGKITEKFDKVLNASPFPGHIDHAPDASKEVVRNSKDQPMPFADLKGNYQRNKGIPSKSFKDSKVYIVGTGIAGLSAAYYFIRDGHIPGENIIFLDKIAIEGGSLDGSGNAKDGYLIRGGRELEMNYENLWDIFQDIPALEMPAPYSVLDEFRLLNDNDPNYSKARLIHNNGEIQDFSKFGLDKLDQLAIVKLLLKKKEELDDVTVESYFSDSFFKSNFWTLFRTMFAFENWHSLLECKLYMHRFLHRIDGFNDLSCLVFPKYNQHDTFVKPLTDHLKSKGVKIQFNTFVKDLEVQINTEGKVVKGIITQQEDKEVTIAVTENDFVIVTTGSMTEDTHYGDNINAPIVAIDDIKSGESDGWQLWKNLATKSIEFGKPEKFYSSVKKSSWESATLTCRPSAFTEKIKEYCVNDPYSGKSATGGIVTITDSNWLMSFTINRQPHFPEQPDDILVIWVYALFMDKNGNYSKKTMPQCTGNEVLAELCFHIGLEDQIATIIKNTIVKTSFMPYITSMFMPRAAGDRPEVVPNGSKNLGLVGQFVETHNDVVFTVDASIRTARIAVYKLLNLNKQVPDIAAGQYDIRQLLKAAKALNDYKPFPGESVLKRVLKNTYFEHILPEGVEDEEQHDSFLTEQLEKLKGWAKELTH, encoded by the coding sequence ATGGGAAAAATAACAGAAAAATTCGACAAAGTATTAAATGCATCACCATTCCCAGGGCATATAGATCATGCTCCAGATGCTAGCAAAGAAGTAGTACGTAATTCTAAAGATCAACCCATGCCTTTTGCTGATCTTAAAGGAAACTACCAACGTAACAAAGGTATACCCTCTAAATCTTTTAAAGACAGTAAAGTTTATATAGTAGGAACAGGTATTGCAGGCCTATCTGCTGCATATTACTTTATACGTGATGGGCACATTCCCGGAGAAAATATAATTTTTCTTGACAAAATAGCTATTGAAGGCGGTTCTTTAGATGGCTCAGGAAATGCTAAAGATGGCTACCTTATAAGAGGTGGTAGGGAACTGGAAATGAACTATGAGAATTTATGGGATATTTTTCAAGATATACCTGCCTTAGAAATGCCTGCTCCGTATAGTGTTTTAGACGAATTTCGTTTATTAAATGATAATGATCCTAATTACTCAAAAGCTAGATTAATTCATAATAATGGGGAAATACAAGATTTCAGTAAATTTGGCCTAGATAAATTAGATCAATTAGCCATCGTAAAACTTTTACTAAAAAAGAAAGAAGAGCTAGATGATGTTACCGTAGAAAGTTATTTTAGTGACTCATTTTTTAAAAGTAATTTCTGGACTTTATTTCGTACCATGTTCGCCTTTGAAAACTGGCATAGTTTACTAGAGTGCAAATTATATATGCACCGATTTTTACACCGTATTGATGGTTTTAATGATCTATCATGCTTGGTATTTCCTAAATACAATCAGCATGATACCTTCGTAAAACCGTTGACAGATCATCTAAAATCTAAAGGTGTTAAAATTCAGTTCAACACCTTCGTTAAAGATTTAGAGGTACAAATAAACACAGAAGGTAAAGTAGTTAAAGGTATAATTACCCAACAAGAAGATAAAGAAGTAACCATCGCTGTAACTGAAAACGATTTTGTAATTGTTACCACAGGTTCTATGACAGAAGACACCCATTATGGCGATAATATAAATGCACCTATTGTAGCTATTGATGATATAAAAAGTGGTGAAAGTGACGGATGGCAGTTATGGAAAAACTTAGCTACAAAATCTATTGAATTTGGTAAACCTGAAAAGTTCTACAGTTCTGTTAAAAAATCTTCTTGGGAGTCTGCAACATTAACGTGTCGCCCATCAGCTTTCACAGAAAAAATAAAAGAATACTGTGTAAACGACCCTTATTCTGGAAAATCAGCAACCGGAGGGATTGTCACTATAACAGACTCTAACTGGTTAATGAGTTTTACCATTAATCGCCAACCGCACTTTCCTGAACAACCAGATGACATTCTGGTGATATGGGTGTATGCTTTATTTATGGATAAAAACGGTAACTACAGTAAAAAAACAATGCCACAATGTACTGGTAATGAAGTATTAGCGGAGTTATGTTTTCATATTGGATTAGAAGATCAAATAGCTACTATTATAAAAAATACTATTGTAAAAACCAGCTTCATGCCCTACATAACCTCAATGTTTATGCCTAGAGCAGCAGGAGACAGGCCAGAAGTTGTACCAAATGGCTCTAAGAATTTAGGGCTTGTAGGACAGTTTGTAGAAACACATAATGATGTGGTGTTTACCGTAGATGCTTCGATTAGAACTGCTAGAATAGCTGTTTACAAATTGCTAAACCTTAACAAGCAAGTGCCTGATATTGCTGCTGGTCAGTATGACATTCGTCAACTATTGAAAGCAGCTAAAGCTTTAAACGATTACAAACCTTTTCCTGGAGAAAGTGTTTTAAAACGGGTATTAAAAAATACCTACTTTGAACATATTTTACCTGAAGGAGTAGAAGACGAAGAGCAGCATGATTCTTTTTTAACCGAACAGTTAGAAAAACTTAAAGGCTGGGCTAAAGAGCTTACGCATTAA
- a CDS encoding WG repeat-containing protein — translation MKRLFIITLLLSIPMIGISQTLEEINTPTVARLDQIGSFSEGLAAVKKGNEWGFIDEDGKLVIGFRGDVVWNTTPNTAKLGIEGLSYPQFKNGLCSIKVVKEDGITRYGFMNKKGTIVIPAEFLNVSQFNDGYAVGIYESKTLRGKNPFQLRIYQYDFTEVVVNTVGEMLWPIQERQGIVMSKKLYELPEIHAAMISKKLLMVKDKANTWNIVKPKLQN, via the coding sequence ATGAAACGCTTATTTATTATTACGTTATTGTTATCAATACCTATGATAGGTATTTCACAAACACTAGAAGAGATTAATACACCTACGGTTGCAAGATTAGATCAAATTGGATCTTTTAGTGAAGGTTTAGCAGCCGTTAAAAAAGGCAATGAATGGGGTTTTATTGATGAAGATGGAAAACTAGTTATTGGTTTTCGAGGAGATGTAGTTTGGAATACAACACCTAATACGGCTAAGCTTGGAATTGAAGGTCTTAGTTATCCTCAATTCAAGAATGGCCTTTGTTCAATAAAAGTTGTAAAAGAAGATGGTATTACCCGATATGGTTTTATGAATAAAAAAGGGACTATAGTTATACCAGCAGAATTTTTAAACGTAAGTCAGTTTAATGATGGTTATGCCGTAGGTATCTACGAAAGCAAGACCCTACGCGGAAAAAATCCATTTCAATTGCGGATTTATCAATATGATTTCACGGAAGTAGTCGTAAATACAGTTGGCGAAATGTTATGGCCAATACAGGAAAGACAAGGTATAGTCATGTCAAAAAAACTATATGAGTTACCTGAAATACATGCCGCTATGATTTCAAAAAAGCTATTAATGGTAAAAGACAAGGCTAATACATGGAACATTGTAAAGCCTAAACTTCAAAATTGA
- a CDS encoding universal stress protein: MDKISTILIPFNFTEASKKALKYALTFVGRFDDIKIILAYVSGNSNLELEPGNFEKLEKEYSGVLKNKLEWIIQEGILSSTLLEISNKNKIDLIIMGTSGADKKGNKLHKNTINIVSKSTCPVMVIPYNYSEYKLANIALVIGREEIDNTKKLGTLLMIARKCNAKVHVLTIENEPGVYGYSKEEEKNENAIEYYLETFYEERVFIKNDDVLEGINAYVLKNEIDLVTILSKSQNMKHNATEKQLTEMLILNSKAPILVLE, encoded by the coding sequence ATGGATAAAATTTCAACAATACTGATACCATTCAATTTTACGGAGGCATCAAAAAAAGCATTAAAATATGCCTTAACCTTTGTAGGTAGGTTTGACGACATAAAAATTATATTGGCGTATGTTTCAGGAAATAGTAATCTTGAGTTGGAGCCAGGAAATTTTGAAAAGCTAGAGAAAGAATATAGCGGCGTTTTAAAAAATAAATTAGAATGGATAATTCAAGAAGGAATACTTTCTTCAACCCTACTTGAAATTAGTAATAAGAATAAGATAGACCTTATTATAATGGGAACATCTGGCGCGGATAAAAAAGGCAATAAACTACATAAAAACACCATAAATATTGTTTCAAAAAGTACATGTCCAGTTATGGTTATTCCTTATAATTATTCAGAATATAAGCTAGCCAATATTGCTTTAGTTATTGGAAGAGAAGAGATTGATAACACTAAAAAGCTGGGGACACTCTTAATGATAGCTCGTAAATGCAATGCAAAAGTACATGTATTGACAATAGAAAATGAGCCTGGTGTTTATGGATATAGTAAAGAGGAAGAAAAGAATGAAAATGCCATAGAATATTATCTTGAGACATTTTATGAAGAACGAGTATTTATTAAAAATGACGATGTTTTAGAAGGAATAAATGCTTATGTCCTGAAGAATGAAATTGATCTTGTGACTATTCTATCTAAAAGCCAGAACATGAAGCATAACGCTACAGAAAAACAGCTAACAGAAATGTTAATTCTTAATTCTAAAGCTCCAATCCTTGTTTTGGAGTAA
- a CDS encoding HdeD family acid-resistance protein — protein MTTTILDSTQKSIRNWWISILVGILYVGIGVWVMQTPLESYISLSIIFSTFILISGIFQIAFAITNKSDMKDWGWYLSGGVLDLLIGILLLTHPLMTMAILPLYIGFWLLFQSVLSIGLSFQLKSFGTLGWGWLFFWSIIALLFSFLLLFNPIFAGLSIVYMTAFALITAGVFRIFLGINLKKIGKKI, from the coding sequence ATGACAACAACAATTTTAGATTCAACACAAAAATCCATAAGAAACTGGTGGATTTCCATTTTAGTAGGTATTCTATACGTAGGTATTGGGGTGTGGGTTATGCAAACCCCTTTAGAAAGTTATATATCACTAAGTATTATATTTAGCACCTTCATCTTGATTTCAGGTATATTTCAAATTGCTTTTGCCATCACTAATAAAAGTGACATGAAAGATTGGGGCTGGTATTTGTCTGGTGGTGTATTAGATCTATTAATCGGCATATTACTCTTGACCCACCCTTTGATGACTATGGCTATTTTACCACTTTACATAGGGTTCTGGTTACTGTTCCAAAGTGTGTTATCTATTGGTCTCTCTTTTCAATTAAAATCATTCGGAACACTAGGTTGGGGATGGTTGTTTTTTTGGAGCATTATTGCGCTCTTATTTTCATTCTTACTCTTGTTTAATCCAATTTTCGCAGGTTTGAGTATTGTTTATATGACAGCCTTCGCTTTAATAACTGCAGGGGTTTTTAGAATCTTTTTAGGTATTAATCTTAAGAAAATCGGTAAAAAAATCTAA
- a CDS encoding redoxin domain-containing protein has product MLHKNDSAPDFKLYATPDQKIALSEMKGKNVILAFYPADWSPVCSDQMALYNETLKYFKKYDAEIFGISVDSKWCHMAFSTSRNLHFPLLADFEPKGALAKSYDVYDDTEGQCKRALFVINKKGIIEWSYVSPTAINPGADGILDALEKMNK; this is encoded by the coding sequence ATGCTACATAAAAACGATAGCGCACCTGACTTTAAATTGTACGCCACACCAGACCAAAAAATAGCGTTATCTGAAATGAAAGGTAAGAATGTAATTCTTGCCTTTTATCCTGCAGACTGGAGTCCAGTTTGTAGCGACCAAATGGCACTATACAATGAGACCCTAAAATATTTCAAAAAATATGATGCTGAAATATTCGGCATATCAGTAGATAGTAAATGGTGCCATATGGCATTTAGTACATCGCGAAATTTACATTTCCCTTTATTGGCCGACTTTGAACCAAAAGGTGCTCTAGCAAAGTCTTATGATGTTTACGATGATACCGAAGGCCAATGCAAACGAGCATTATTCGTGATCAATAAAAAAGGCATTATTGAGTGGAGTTATGTTTCTCCTACAGCAATTAATCCCGGTGCCGACGGTATTTTGGATGCTCTCGAAAAAATGAATAAATAA
- a CDS encoding ubiquinone-dependent pyruvate dehydrogenase has translation MGKKVADQIVEMLVNNNVKRIYAVTGDSLNELNDAVRRSGKIKWIHVRHEEVGAYAAAAEAELDGLACCAGSSGPGHVHLINGLYDANRSGVPIIAIASTINTPEFGVDYFQATNTCKLFDDCSVYNEVATTPKQVPRMLQAAIQNAVHKKGVAVFGLPGDVSAMPAEESATSMYNYHSETILRPTDNEMQKLAHLVNKHPKISIYCGIGAREAHDDIIKLAGLLKAPIGYSFRGKMGMQHNNPYEVGMTGLLGVPSAFHAMHESDVVILLGTDFPYEHFMPVKNKIIQVDEKPERLGRRAKLEMGLTGRITDTIAALLPLINEKEDTSFLDAQLEFYEKVKENLNVYVNDEGFEHHISPEYVASTIDKMADDDTVFTVDTGMCCVWGARYIHGTGKRIMLGSFNHGSMANAMPMAIGAQLAYPERQVVAFCGDGGLSMLLGDLATIKQYNLPIKLIVFNNRSLGMVQLEMQVEGLPNNETEMVNPNFEMIAQAMGFKGISVTKPEDVKKSLEEAFAHDGPVLVSVFTNPQALAMPPKMEFDQMKGYALSMSKMILSGRMDEVLEMVKTNYKHMKEVL, from the coding sequence ATGGGAAAAAAAGTAGCAGACCAAATCGTAGAGATGTTGGTAAATAATAACGTAAAAAGAATTTATGCTGTAACGGGTGATAGTCTCAACGAACTGAATGATGCGGTAAGAAGAAGCGGAAAAATTAAATGGATTCATGTTCGCCACGAAGAAGTGGGCGCTTATGCTGCTGCTGCGGAAGCAGAATTGGACGGTTTAGCTTGTTGTGCAGGAAGCAGTGGCCCTGGTCATGTGCATTTAATAAACGGACTCTATGATGCCAACCGTTCTGGAGTACCCATTATCGCTATTGCCTCTACTATTAATACCCCAGAATTTGGCGTTGATTATTTTCAAGCTACAAATACGTGCAAATTATTTGATGATTGTAGCGTATACAATGAAGTGGCAACTACGCCCAAACAAGTACCTCGCATGTTACAAGCTGCTATCCAAAATGCGGTTCATAAAAAAGGAGTTGCTGTATTTGGTTTGCCTGGTGATGTATCTGCCATGCCTGCTGAAGAAAGTGCAACGTCTATGTATAACTATCATAGCGAAACCATTTTACGCCCTACAGATAATGAGATGCAAAAATTAGCCCACTTGGTGAATAAGCATCCAAAAATTTCTATTTATTGTGGTATTGGAGCAAGGGAAGCTCATGACGACATTATAAAATTAGCAGGATTACTAAAAGCACCCATTGGATATTCTTTCCGTGGCAAAATGGGGATGCAGCACAACAATCCATACGAAGTAGGAATGACAGGTTTACTCGGTGTTCCATCTGCTTTTCATGCCATGCACGAATCGGATGTCGTGATATTATTAGGAACTGATTTTCCTTACGAGCATTTTATGCCCGTAAAAAATAAAATAATTCAGGTAGATGAAAAACCAGAACGCCTAGGAAGACGGGCAAAATTAGAAATGGGATTGACCGGAAGAATAACAGATACCATTGCGGCTCTCTTGCCATTAATCAACGAAAAAGAAGATACCAGTTTCTTAGATGCTCAATTAGAATTTTATGAAAAAGTGAAAGAAAACTTGAATGTCTATGTAAACGATGAGGGGTTTGAACATCATATTAGTCCCGAATATGTGGCATCTACCATCGATAAAATGGCTGATGATGATACCGTTTTCACAGTAGATACAGGAATGTGTTGTGTATGGGGGGCAAGATATATTCACGGTACTGGAAAACGAATCATGTTAGGTTCTTTCAATCATGGTTCTATGGCAAATGCCATGCCTATGGCTATAGGAGCACAATTAGCCTATCCTGAAAGACAAGTTGTTGCATTTTGTGGTGATGGTGGTCTTTCTATGTTATTGGGAGACTTAGCAACTATCAAGCAATACAACCTTCCTATAAAACTAATTGTTTTTAATAACCGTTCTTTGGGAATGGTACAATTGGAAATGCAAGTAGAAGGTTTACCTAATAATGAAACGGAGATGGTGAACCCTAATTTTGAAATGATAGCACAAGCCATGGGATTCAAAGGAATTTCGGTTACAAAACCTGAAGATGTAAAAAAATCTTTGGAAGAAGCATTTGCACACGATGGTCCTGTTTTGGTGAGTGTATTTACCAACCCACAAGCATTAGCAATGCCACCAAAAATGGAATTTGACCAAATGAAAGGTTATGCCCTATCTATGAGTAAAATGATCCTGAGCGGAAGAATGGATGAGGTTTTAGAAATGGTAAAAACAAATTACAAACACATGAAAGAAGTGTTGTAA
- a CDS encoding carboxymuconolactone decarboxylase family protein, whose translation MIKDHSKQYNDLSRLIKELGTKIPETIEGFNSLHKASTAEGVLSSKTKELIALGIAITVRCDGCIAFHVRDAIKSGALSEEIIETIGVAVMMGGGPALMYGCEALEALNQFAILEDN comes from the coding sequence ATGATTAAAGACCACTCAAAACAGTATAATGACCTTTCGCGACTCATAAAAGAACTGGGCACTAAAATACCAGAAACCATAGAGGGTTTTAACAGTCTGCATAAAGCCAGTACTGCCGAAGGTGTGCTTTCTTCAAAAACAAAAGAACTCATTGCCTTAGGTATTGCTATTACGGTTCGTTGTGATGGGTGTATTGCATTTCATGTTCGCGACGCAATAAAGTCTGGAGCACTATCCGAAGAAATTATAGAAACCATAGGTGTGGCGGTCATGATGGGCGGAGGTCCTGCACTCATGTACGGTTGCGAAGCGTTAGAAGCCTTAAATCAATTTGCAATATTAGAAGACAACTAG
- a CDS encoding DsbA family protein — protein MSLHPAINHSDHIKGNLNASLEIVEYGDFECAHCGAAHSIMETIMKEFSNQIKFVFRNFPLSEMHTNALEAAKATEAAALQGKYWEMHNSIFENQEYLQPNDFVQRAENLRMDIQKFKMDMRQNNIAEKIDTDFESGIRSGVNGTPSFFVNGNKFDGDASNLLELIQERVA, from the coding sequence ATGAGTTTACATCCCGCAATTAATCATAGCGATCACATCAAGGGAAATTTAAACGCCAGTTTAGAAATTGTAGAATATGGTGACTTTGAATGTGCCCATTGTGGTGCAGCGCACTCAATTATGGAAACAATAATGAAGGAATTTAGTAACCAAATTAAATTTGTTTTTCGTAATTTCCCTTTATCCGAAATGCACACAAATGCACTTGAGGCTGCAAAAGCAACAGAAGCTGCTGCATTACAGGGAAAATATTGGGAGATGCATAATAGTATTTTCGAAAATCAAGAATATTTACAACCCAACGATTTTGTCCAACGTGCAGAAAACTTAAGGATGGATATTCAAAAGTTCAAAATGGATATGCGACAAAATAATATTGCAGAAAAAATTGATACTGATTTTGAAAGTGGCATTCGCAGCGGTGTTAATGGTACGCCTTCTTTTTTCGTAAACGGAAATAAATTTGACGGAGATGCTTCTAATTTACTAGAATTGATTCAGGAACGTGTAGCTTAA
- a CDS encoding oleate hydratase, with product MDIQNKDRKAYFIGGGIGSLAGAAFLIRDGGVAGNNITIFESLPVLGGSLDAGGNAEQGYTLRGSRMLTLNIYECTWALFNTIPSLTDPNTSVYKETVAFNERIKSNSKARLIDKNRAIVDSSKLGFSMANRAELLKLSEASEEKLGNSSIYDWFSPSFFETNFWFMWRTSFAFSPWHSAVEFKRYLHRFMQEFPNVETMTGVKRTIYNQYDSMVLPLQVWLKSHGVNFLQESTVTDLDTEYGLDKNTGTEKVVVKNLVYENKENKETITINDGDLVFYQNGSMTDASSYGSMTSAPKHFTKEDSQGWALWEKLANKYPGFGRPEVFNSNISQSFWESFTVTLKDTAFFDQMEQFSGNKAGTGSQVTLKDSNWFMSFSLNQQPHYKDQPSDVQVFFTYGLHPDRVGNFVGKPMTECSGEEILRELAGHLKFDYDVVFANAICIPCRMPYITSMFMPRLKTDRPLPVPKNSKNLAFISQFVEIPDDVVFTVEYSIRAAQMAMYELLDLDLEIPPITKFDKSVKVELETVMKAFH from the coding sequence ATGGATATTCAAAATAAAGATAGAAAAGCATACTTCATAGGTGGCGGCATAGGATCACTTGCTGGTGCTGCATTTTTAATTCGCGATGGCGGAGTAGCTGGAAATAATATTACAATTTTTGAAAGTTTACCCGTTTTAGGCGGTAGTTTAGATGCTGGAGGAAATGCTGAACAAGGCTATACCTTACGTGGCTCACGTATGCTAACCCTAAATATTTACGAATGTACTTGGGCTTTGTTTAATACCATACCATCACTTACAGATCCTAACACCTCGGTATATAAAGAAACGGTTGCTTTTAATGAACGTATAAAATCAAACTCCAAAGCACGTCTCATTGACAAGAATCGCGCAATTGTAGATTCATCTAAACTTGGCTTTTCTATGGCCAACCGAGCAGAACTTCTTAAGCTTAGCGAGGCTAGTGAAGAAAAACTAGGGAATAGTTCTATTTACGATTGGTTTTCTCCTTCCTTTTTTGAAACCAATTTTTGGTTTATGTGGCGCACAAGTTTTGCATTCTCTCCATGGCACAGTGCTGTAGAGTTTAAACGTTACCTACATAGATTTATGCAGGAGTTTCCAAATGTAGAAACAATGACGGGAGTTAAACGTACCATCTACAACCAGTATGACTCTATGGTTCTTCCTTTACAAGTTTGGCTTAAATCTCATGGTGTAAACTTTTTACAAGAAAGTACGGTAACAGATTTAGATACCGAGTATGGTTTGGATAAAAATACAGGAACAGAAAAAGTAGTTGTAAAAAACCTTGTTTATGAAAACAAAGAAAATAAAGAAACCATAACAATCAATGATGGCGATTTAGTATTCTATCAAAATGGTTCCATGACCGATGCTTCTAGCTACGGATCCATGACAAGCGCACCAAAACACTTTACAAAAGAAGATAGCCAAGGATGGGCCTTATGGGAAAAACTAGCGAATAAATATCCTGGATTTGGTAGACCTGAAGTGTTTAATTCTAACATATCACAATCGTTCTGGGAGTCTTTTACGGTAACCTTAAAAGACACTGCTTTCTTTGACCAAATGGAGCAATTCTCTGGTAATAAAGCAGGAACCGGAAGCCAGGTAACCTTAAAAGACTCTAATTGGTTTATGAGTTTTTCATTAAATCAACAACCTCATTATAAAGATCAACCATCAGATGTTCAGGTATTTTTTACTTACGGATTACACCCTGACCGCGTTGGTAATTTTGTTGGTAAACCGATGACAGAATGCTCTGGAGAAGAGATTCTTAGAGAACTTGCGGGGCATCTAAAATTCGACTATGATGTTGTTTTTGCAAATGCAATATGTATACCCTGTAGAATGCCATATATCACCAGTATGTTCATGCCGCGGTTAAAAACAGACAGACCACTTCCTGTACCTAAAAACTCAAAAAACTTAGCATTTATTAGTCAGTTTGTAGAGATTCCAGATGATGTAGTTTTTACAGTAGAATATTCCATTAGAGCCGCTCAGATGGCCATGTATGAGTTACTAGATCTTGATCTTGAAATTCCGCCAATAACCAAATTTGATAAAAGTGTTAAGGTAGAACTAGAAACAGTAATGAAAGCTTTTCATTAA
- a CDS encoding DUF2238 domain-containing protein, whose amino-acid sequence MNKRTASPAKKNKLIVLFCLLFIIVWLNSLIGTTDISNWYIENTLTVISLFFLIFTFKRYRFSNFSYLLICIFLCLHVYGSKYTYADNTFGYWLQDLFHSPRNQYDRLVHFSFGFLLYYPMQECFSKWLKYPQRIALLFPIMTTLSVSCLYEIIEWLVADVFFVEQGVSYLGIQGDVWDAQKDMALAFLGAVIAFLFFYGYQKNRHTNTKI is encoded by the coding sequence ATGAATAAACGAACCGCTAGTCCTGCTAAAAAAAATAAGTTAATTGTTCTTTTTTGCCTTTTATTTATCATTGTATGGCTAAATTCTTTAATTGGAACAACAGATATCTCTAATTGGTATATTGAAAATACCTTAACGGTGATTTCATTATTTTTTTTAATTTTCACTTTCAAAAGATACAGATTCAGCAACTTTAGTTATTTGCTTATCTGTATCTTTTTATGTCTGCATGTCTATGGTTCTAAATACACCTATGCAGATAATACCTTCGGATATTGGTTGCAGGATCTCTTTCATTCTCCAAGAAATCAGTATGATAGGTTGGTCCATTTTAGTTTTGGTTTTTTGCTCTATTATCCTATGCAGGAATGCTTTTCAAAATGGTTAAAATATCCTCAGAGAATTGCATTATTGTTCCCCATAATGACAACGCTTTCTGTCAGTTGCCTTTATGAAATTATTGAATGGTTGGTCGCCGATGTTTTCTTTGTGGAACAGGGCGTTTCTTATTTGGGCATACAAGGCGATGTTTGGGATGCTCAAAAAGATATGGCACTAGCTTTTTTAGGGGCGGTTATAGCTTTTTTATTTTTCTATGGATACCAAAAAAACAGACATACAAACACTAAAATATAG
- a CDS encoding Dps family protein — MKTPNIGISEENRQAIADQLSKILADEFVLYSKTLNFHWNIEGPDFHSVHLYLETLYQEQQEVVDTVAEKIRAIGHYVPATLKDYSQLTHLTEKTKGKNDSKSIFSELLEDHESIIIHIREEIKPIAKKWKADGISDYVTGLMEQHEKTAWMLRSHLK, encoded by the coding sequence ATGAAAACACCAAACATAGGTATTTCAGAAGAAAACAGACAAGCTATCGCAGACCAGTTATCAAAAATATTAGCAGATGAATTTGTTCTTTATTCAAAAACGCTGAATTTCCATTGGAATATTGAAGGTCCAGATTTTCATTCAGTACACCTATATCTAGAAACCTTATATCAAGAACAACAAGAGGTTGTGGATACCGTAGCTGAAAAAATACGTGCAATAGGTCATTATGTGCCTGCAACGTTAAAGGACTATTCTCAATTGACTCATCTTACCGAAAAAACAAAAGGTAAAAATGATAGTAAAAGCATATTTTCAGAATTGTTAGAAGACCATGAAAGTATTATTATTCATATTAGAGAAGAGATAAAACCTATTGCAAAAAAATGGAAAGCAGATGGCATAAGCGACTATGTTACAGGATTAATGGAACAGCATGAAAAGACAGCTTGGATGTTGCGTTCACATTTAAAATAA